A region of Lepeophtheirus salmonis chromosome 13, UVic_Lsal_1.4, whole genome shotgun sequence DNA encodes the following proteins:
- the LOC121127765 gene encoding protein spinster yields MLEDKNIMKVLLPFPQNPSSQELVNQGNALGDHEAEGIKSRQHSKKWRYVSILFFVNLINYMDRFTVAGILENIKDEYDIADAKAGALQTAFVITYMIFAPLFGYLGDRHSRRLIMAIGVFIWAIFTLIGSFMVITPFFFCRGMVGIGEASYSTIAPTIISDMFVKEERSKMLAVFFFAIPVGCGSGYMLGSEMSHLTGDWRWGLRVTPILGFAAVVMILFMLKDPNRGECEGHGNEIKTTTYFQDLKDLATNKSFVLSTFGFTCVAFCTGALSWWGPLYIISAIKSFGNPEHYPMPVNNVALVFGAITMLSGIVGVPLGSILSTKLQRKFPRADPIICGLGLVISAIFLGFGMLTVRVNIYLTFFFLFLGEVALNLNWSIVADILLYVVIPTRRSTAEAIQILISHAFGDAGSPYFIGLISDSLKGHYADSGSYCDSFHIVSVSNSTTNTHQCQETIEYFSLQHSLLSNCVVQAIGGILFFVCAIYLLRDRRNCQRIIDGECESWMSDDKESNITQSK; encoded by the exons atgctagaagataaaaatataatgaaagttCTTCTCCCTTTTCCACAAAATCCTTCGAGCCAGGAGTTAGTAAACCAAGGAAATGCCCTTGGTGATCATGAGGCGGAGGGTATCAAGAGCCGTCAACATTCCAAAAAGTGGCGCTATGTTTCCATTCTCTTCTTCGTGAATCTCATCAACTACATGGACCGCTTCACTGTTGCCGGAATCCTGGAGAATATCAAAGATGAGTACGATATTGCGGATGCAAAGGCCGGAGCCCTTCAAACCGCATTTGTAATAACGTACATGATATTTGCTCCTCTTTTTGGGTATTTGGGAGATCGTCACTCTCGGCGTTTGATTATGGCCATTGGGGTCTTCATTTGGGCCATATTTACGCTCATCGGATCCTTTAT GGTTATTactcctttctttttttgtcgtGGAATGGTGGGTATCGGCGAGGCAAGTTACTCAACCATTGCACCAACGATCATTAGTGATATGTTTGTCAAAGAGGAACGATCCAAAATGTTGGctgtatttttctttgcaaTCCCTGTGGGGTG cgGTTCCGGCTATATGTTAGGATCGGAAATGTCACATTTAACGGGAGATTGGAGATGGGGTCTTCGAGTGACACCTATTCTTGGATTTGCTGCTGTCGTTATGATCTTGTTTATGCTTAAAGATCCCAACAGAGGAGAATGTGAAGGACatggaaatgaaattaaaacaacGACTTATTTCCAGGACTTGAAAGATTTGGCGACCAATAAATCATTTGTTCTAAGTACATTTGGTTTCACTTGTGTCGCTTTTTGTACAGGTGCCCTCTCGTGGTGGGGACCTTTATATATTATCAGTGCAATTAAAAGCTTTGGAAATCCGGAACATTATCCTATGCCCGTTAATAA TGTTGCATTAGTGTTTGGTGCTATAACAATGCTCTCTGGAATTGTTGGAGTACCTTTAGGATCGATATTAAGTACCAAACTACAACGCAAGTTTCCTCGGGCAGATCCTATCATTTGTGGCTTAGGACTTGTTATCTCTGCTATTTTTTTAGGCTTTGGAATGCTAACTGTGAgggttaatatatatttaacttttttctttttgtttctgGGAGAGGTAGCTCTCAATTTAAATTGGTCGATTGTGgctgatattttattatatgtggTCATTCCTACACGACGATCAACAGCTGAAgctattcaaattttaatttcacaCGCTTTTGGAGATGCAGGAAGTCCTTATTTTATCGGATTG atatccGATAGCCTTAAAGGTCATTATGCTGATTCGGGATCATACTGTGATTCATTTCATATTGTGAGCGTGTCCAATTCTACTACAAATACACACCAATGCCAGGAAACAATTGAATACTTTTCTTTACAACATTCACTTCTTTCAAACTGCGTTGTGCAGGCAATAGGCGGAATTTTGTTTTTCGTGTGTGCCATCTATCTCCTGAGGGATCGACGTAATTGTCAGAGGATTATAG atgGAGAATGTGAATCTTGGATGTCGGATGATAAAGAAAGTAATATAACTCAATCGAAATAA